A genomic stretch from Desulfolutivibrio sulfodismutans DSM 3696 includes:
- a CDS encoding tape measure protein has protein sequence MTTLVDTTGALGGSVDIFNRITLALGQAATKGRLMGEEVRQFAEAGIPITTSCGRNCSSPRSKCGKSAWKASTRLRPSRRSLRAWRNVSAARPRRCSNNGRD, from the coding sequence ATGACCACGCTGGTGGACACCACCGGGGCGCTTGGCGGCAGCGTCGATATTTTCAACCGCATCACCCTGGCCTTGGGGCAGGCCGCCACCAAGGGGCGGCTCATGGGCGAGGAGGTCCGCCAGTTCGCCGAAGCGGGCATCCCGATTACGACATCCTGCGGGAGAAATTGCAGCTCACCCAGGAGCAAATGCGGCAAATCGGCCTGGAAGGCATCGACGCGTTTACGGCCATCCCGGCGATCATTGAGGGCATGGCGGAACGTTTCGGCGGCCAGGCCTCGAAGATGCAGCAACAATGGTCGGGATTAA
- a CDS encoding phage protein Gp37, translated as MDMGLDLTAVEAGILATLMPLTESHGVATLKGYEGELSSVEDLKAALPRLPGVLVTYVGSRLLPDEGGGGRLERMTWTALVAAKSLRSKAEAKEGGYGLLDGVKKALWGEIVAPGLTPAELTRREVVFQDSGLAVYAATFEIEQRVSPY; from the coding sequence ATGGATATGGGGCTGGACCTGACTGCGGTCGAGGCGGGCATCCTGGCCACGCTTATGCCTCTGACGGAATCCCACGGGGTGGCGACCCTGAAGGGATATGAGGGGGAGCTGTCCAGCGTCGAGGATCTGAAGGCCGCCCTGCCCCGGTTGCCGGGAGTGCTTGTGACCTACGTCGGGTCGCGGCTTCTGCCGGACGAGGGCGGCGGCGGCCGCCTCGAACGCATGACCTGGACGGCGCTGGTTGCGGCCAAGTCGTTGCGGTCCAAAGCCGAGGCCAAGGAGGGCGGCTACGGGCTCCTGGACGGCGTCAAAAAAGCGCTGTGGGGCGAGATCGTCGCCCCGGGGCTCACCCCGGCCGAACTGACCCGCCGGGAGGTGGTTTTTCAGGACAGCGGCCTGGCCGTGTACGCGGCCACGTTTGAAATCGAACAACGGGTCAGCCCGTACTAG
- a CDS encoding DUF1320 domain-containing protein — protein sequence MASYSDPADLAAIMPSRDILELAVDDGQIDDIEDDEVVAVLAAVISEADREIDAYAGQVAAVPLAYVPPLIRHLSSRIARYRLHARRSHMETPKAVVRDYEDALRNLSRIASGAVALATGPDVETVPDPGGVLVSAPERLRFGDRTWRRFPRV from the coding sequence ATGGCTTCCTATTCCGATCCGGCCGATCTGGCCGCCATCATGCCCAGCCGGGACATTCTGGAACTGGCCGTTGACGACGGCCAGATCGACGACATCGAGGATGACGAGGTCGTGGCCGTCCTGGCCGCCGTCATCAGCGAGGCGGATCGGGAAATCGACGCCTACGCCGGGCAGGTCGCAGCCGTGCCCCTGGCCTATGTTCCGCCGCTCATCCGGCATCTGTCCAGCCGCATCGCCCGGTATCGCCTCCACGCCCGGCGCAGCCACATGGAGACGCCCAAGGCCGTGGTCCGGGACTACGAGGACGCCCTGCGCAACCTCTCGCGCATCGCGTCCGGAGCCGTGGCCCTGGCCACGGGGCCGGACGTGGAGACCGTCCCGGACCCGGGCGGCGTCCTGGTGTCCGCTCCGGAGCGCCTGCGGTTCGGGGACCGGACCTGGCGGAGGTTCCCCCGTGTCTGA
- a CDS encoding phage portal protein family protein has product MPGLWLSDSDYMDLDRIIPADMLGEVAVRSAASWLGILPDPDPVLRQRGDDATVLEALTADDKVFSSIQGRKIKTLNKSNYRFEPGHEEDQDATPEAVALARAITKDLERVNLRNLFSEILDAPYFGYTPVEIIWRLDGGVYRIDRVEGKPRKWFIFDAKNRLCFRGEDMAEGRPVHPFKFVLPQHFPTYENPYGLRILSRCLWPVAFKQGGVEFLMRFAEKFGQPWVVGEARPGALLPERQEMLSALASMVRDAVAVVSGGSKVTVHEMAGRAGSLHTGIVELFNSAIAQVIQGQTLTQDVGDRGTQALGTVHHQVLEDFAACDEALLCTAMTDLAWVYGQVNAPGVLTPVFAFVEPEDLREKASLGKDLFGLGARFTAKYFEGYGLSPDEFTVATDTAAAVPEEAIGEDDQGQAFAEGEEGGRRQYTPAQQAVENLVAGALPLAEAAAADMAKSIMDLVRKAETADDLLLLLSESLGDLDASEFEAVLDAAMTAAQLVGVGSARDEAGQAAGGGDG; this is encoded by the coding sequence ATGCCGGGACTGTGGCTGTCTGATTCCGATTATATGGACCTGGACCGGATCATCCCGGCGGACATGCTGGGCGAGGTGGCGGTGCGCTCGGCGGCGTCGTGGCTGGGCATCCTGCCGGACCCTGACCCCGTGCTGCGACAGCGCGGCGACGACGCCACGGTCCTGGAGGCCCTGACGGCCGACGACAAGGTGTTTTCGTCCATCCAGGGCCGCAAGATTAAGACCCTCAACAAGTCCAACTACCGTTTCGAGCCGGGACACGAGGAAGACCAGGACGCGACGCCCGAGGCCGTGGCCCTGGCCAGGGCCATCACCAAGGATCTGGAGCGCGTGAATCTGCGTAACCTGTTCTCCGAAATCCTGGACGCGCCGTACTTCGGTTACACGCCGGTCGAGATCATCTGGCGGCTGGACGGCGGCGTCTACCGCATCGACCGGGTGGAGGGCAAGCCAAGGAAGTGGTTTATCTTCGACGCCAAAAACCGGCTGTGCTTTCGGGGGGAAGACATGGCCGAAGGACGGCCGGTGCATCCCTTCAAGTTCGTTTTGCCCCAACACTTCCCGACCTACGAAAATCCCTACGGTCTGCGCATCCTTTCACGCTGCCTGTGGCCGGTGGCCTTCAAGCAGGGCGGGGTGGAATTTCTTATGCGGTTCGCGGAGAAGTTCGGGCAGCCATGGGTGGTGGGCGAGGCCCGCCCTGGCGCGCTTCTGCCCGAGCGGCAGGAGATGCTGTCCGCCCTGGCCAGCATGGTGCGCGACGCCGTGGCCGTGGTCTCGGGCGGGTCAAAGGTTACGGTGCATGAGATGGCGGGCCGGGCCGGGTCGCTGCATACCGGCATCGTGGAGCTTTTCAATTCCGCCATCGCCCAGGTCATCCAGGGCCAGACGCTGACCCAGGACGTGGGCGACCGGGGCACCCAGGCCCTGGGCACGGTGCATCATCAGGTGTTGGAGGATTTCGCGGCCTGCGACGAGGCCCTTTTATGCACGGCCATGACCGATCTGGCCTGGGTTTACGGCCAGGTCAACGCCCCGGGCGTCTTGACGCCGGTCTTTGCGTTCGTCGAGCCCGAAGACCTCCGGGAAAAGGCGTCCCTGGGCAAGGATTTGTTCGGGCTCGGGGCGCGGTTCACGGCCAAGTATTTCGAGGGCTACGGCCTGTCGCCGGACGAATTCACCGTGGCCACGGACACGGCGGCGGCCGTTCCCGAAGAGGCCATAGGAGAAGATGACCAGGGGCAGGCCTTCGCCGAGGGCGAGGAAGGTGGACGGCGCCAGTACACGCCCGCACAACAGGCCGTGGAGAACCTGGTGGCCGGGGCGCTGCCCCTGGCCGAGGCTGCGGCCGCCGATATGGCCAAGTCCATCATGGACCTGGTGCGGAAAGCTGAAACGGCGGATGATCTGTTGCTGCTTTTATCCGAGTCCCTGGGCGACCTGGACGCGTCGGAATTCGAGGCCGTGCTGGACGCGGCCATGACGGCGGCCCAACTCGTCGGCGTAGGGTCCGCCCGCGACGAGGCCGGGCAGGCGGCCGGGGGCGGCGATGGCTGA
- a CDS encoding PBECR2 nuclease fold domain-containing protein, with translation MIALPGSAPRGRQQGVFVDKRTGDGSRKSGRAPYVKLLARTIQSPYEIWSVPVELSGSPRQPCADPRFDVADTEMADCCVQSDAVAALDRSHGFVPKAGRRWPRSGATWMVSVWGRSLPGTIKNTGEVRAPRLATRLPIPPPGLGHAVMMDIR, from the coding sequence GTGATCGCATTGCCCGGGTCGGCTCCCCGTGGTCGTCAGCAAGGGGTCTTTGTGGACAAGCGCACAGGGGATGGAAGTCGAAAGTCCGGACGCGCGCCCTACGTCAAGCTCTTGGCCCGAACGATCCAGTCTCCCTATGAGATATGGTCGGTCCCCGTGGAACTGTCCGGCAGCCCACGGCAACCTTGCGCTGATCCGCGCTTCGACGTGGCGGATACGGAAATGGCAGATTGCTGTGTTCAATCTGACGCGGTCGCGGCTCTGGACCGCAGCCACGGCTTCGTGCCCAAGGCGGGGCGGCGATGGCCACGCTCTGGCGCTACCTGGATGGTCAGCGTGTGGGGACGCTCGTTACCGGGAACCATAAAAAACACCGGGGAGGTGCGGGCTCCCCGGCTGGCGACGCGCCTACCGATCCCCCCGCCGGGACTCGGACACGCCGTCATGATGGATATCAGGTAG
- a CDS encoding phage tail tube protein codes for MAISPIKESFKGSGHLLLDIFDADGKPTGVYHQFGNCTSLTLTPQSETETRESNYPESYGEELESITQKRPTKFKMTGNDVPRKVLALAVFGKDVDFEQEAATADQTLVVTPTPGTVTLLPHVNVLAAGLAIAPPRVTPWSWARTTRST; via the coding sequence ATGGCCATTTCCCCCATCAAGGAATCATTCAAAGGGTCCGGGCACCTATTGCTCGACATCTTCGACGCCGACGGCAAACCGACCGGCGTCTATCACCAGTTCGGCAACTGCACGTCGCTGACGCTGACGCCGCAGAGCGAAACCGAGACCCGGGAGTCCAACTATCCCGAGTCCTATGGCGAAGAGCTGGAAAGCATCACTCAGAAAAGACCCACCAAGTTCAAGATGACGGGCAACGACGTGCCGAGAAAGGTGTTGGCATTGGCCGTCTTCGGCAAAGACGTGGATTTCGAACAGGAGGCGGCCACGGCAGATCAGACCCTCGTCGTGACGCCCACGCCGGGCACGGTGACCCTGCTGCCCCACGTCAACGTCCTGGCGGCCGGGCTGGCCATCGCCCCGCCGCGGGTGACGCCCTGGTCCTGGGCACGGACTACGAGGTCGACCTGA
- a CDS encoding carboxypeptidase-like regulatory domain-containing protein: MAKTTIAVTFAAAAADAPLLKLVLDSETSGSLVHNQTAYLRMYKNPMTLEPLPSISHGSLSRQGLRREQITETVAFANTDTAGLSAPASQLFSWQWIGRDLGDLRLSAPETVACGVAGCGAARVTYETVYESLAVLVPRGLPGLTETDVVVCATAVDPATNEEIVATLALGFGDASGTDDPDDPDDPETVVIRVVDYTTGDPVPGARVTVDGVARGRTSADGRVSVGVLASGAHTLGIAASGYHDTGVDELHNETFTL, from the coding sequence GTGGCTAAAACTACCATCGCCGTGACGTTTGCGGCTGCCGCAGCGGACGCGCCCCTGCTCAAGCTGGTGCTGGACAGCGAGACGTCGGGGAGCCTGGTGCATAACCAGACGGCCTATCTCCGGATGTACAAAAATCCCATGACCTTGGAGCCGCTCCCGTCCATCTCCCATGGCAGCCTGTCCCGGCAGGGCTTGCGCCGGGAACAGATCACCGAGACCGTGGCGTTCGCCAACACCGACACGGCCGGTCTGTCCGCCCCGGCCTCGCAACTCTTTTCCTGGCAGTGGATCGGCCGCGACCTGGGCGACCTGCGGCTGTCCGCTCCGGAGACCGTGGCCTGCGGCGTGGCGGGCTGCGGCGCGGCCCGGGTCACCTACGAAACCGTCTACGAGTCCCTGGCCGTACTGGTCCCGCGCGGCCTGCCCGGCCTGACGGAGACCGACGTGGTGGTCTGCGCCACGGCGGTCGATCCGGCCACCAATGAGGAAATCGTGGCCACCCTGGCTCTGGGGTTCGGGGATGCCAGCGGGACCGACGATCCCGACGATCCCGACGATCCCGAAACCGTGGTCATCCGGGTGGTGGATTACACCACCGGCGATCCCGTACCCGGGGCGCGGGTGACCGTCGATGGCGTGGCCAGGGGACGGACCTCTGCCGACGGGAGGGTAAGCGTGGGCGTGTTGGCCAGCGGGGCCCACACCCTGGGGATTGCCGCGTCAGGCTACCACGATACCGGCGTGGATGAATTGCACAACGAGACATTTACCTTATGA
- a CDS encoding phage virion morphogenesis protein produces the protein MSDWRIDVDTSPVDALLSQLARKLADLSGPMDAIGLLVSESVRDNFKRGAGPDGAAWKKSRRAVEQNGQTLVDTGLLRSSITHQGGEDFVVIGTNLPYAAVHQFGGRTQPRVIRARNGKTLAFTIGGRTIFRRSVNHPGSVIPARPFLGVRGEDWPEIEAILTAYLED, from the coding sequence ATGTCTGACTGGCGCATCGACGTGGATACGTCCCCGGTGGACGCGCTGCTTTCCCAGCTCGCACGGAAGCTGGCGGACTTGAGCGGTCCCATGGATGCCATCGGGCTCCTCGTGTCGGAGTCCGTGCGCGACAACTTCAAGCGCGGGGCTGGCCCGGACGGAGCGGCCTGGAAGAAAAGCCGCCGGGCGGTGGAGCAAAACGGGCAGACCCTGGTGGATACCGGCCTCCTGCGGTCAAGCATCACCCACCAAGGCGGGGAAGATTTTGTGGTGATCGGCACCAACCTTCCGTACGCCGCCGTGCATCAATTCGGCGGCCGCACCCAGCCCCGGGTCATCAGGGCGAGAAACGGCAAGACCCTGGCCTTCACCATCGGCGGCCGGACGATCTTCCGGCGCTCGGTCAACCATCCCGGGTCCGTGATCCCGGCCCGGCCGTTTCTGGGCGTGCGGGGCGAGGACTGGCCGGAGATCGAGGCCATCCTGACGGCGTACCTGGAGGACTGA
- a CDS encoding major capsid protein yields MLDIRGLFTKEAIVRYLMALPVLKTPVMDTIFATRPQHPLPMLGVDDVSVVANPLPVVRRGAPSISAVSESGNIAFYEPLPVSAHKSVTGADLLNLQMLRGDGLEAWAREKTDLLRRVCRLTTEALCALALTGTVEWPVQLEKGGWEVYKIEYGDPLSAIPGTLWDAGGVKLKAVFELLTAMQESIQDNGFGGQIVTWAGKAAYNALFAIAEASVTTAKMRVEITEKGIDVGGYLVERRSERNRNPQTGAMTPVVADDDVVMVALDAGHKLPYCALDDLDANLQPLPFFVKPIKKSDPSSYRLVGMSKPFPVPNVKGICRATVLS; encoded by the coding sequence ATGCTCGATATTCGCGGCCTGTTCACCAAAGAGGCCATCGTTCGCTATCTGATGGCGCTGCCTGTTTTGAAGACGCCGGTCATGGATACGATTTTCGCCACCCGCCCACAGCACCCGCTGCCCATGCTGGGCGTGGATGACGTGTCCGTGGTGGCCAACCCCCTGCCGGTGGTACGGCGCGGCGCGCCGTCCATCTCGGCCGTGTCCGAGTCCGGCAACATCGCCTTCTACGAGCCTCTGCCCGTGAGCGCCCACAAGTCCGTGACCGGGGCGGACCTGCTCAACCTGCAAATGCTGCGGGGCGACGGCCTGGAGGCCTGGGCCCGGGAAAAGACGGATCTGCTGCGCCGGGTCTGCCGCCTGACCACCGAGGCCCTGTGCGCCCTGGCCCTGACCGGGACGGTGGAGTGGCCCGTGCAGCTCGAAAAGGGCGGCTGGGAGGTCTACAAAATCGAATACGGCGACCCCTTGTCCGCGATTCCGGGCACCCTGTGGGACGCCGGGGGCGTCAAGCTCAAAGCCGTGTTCGAGCTTTTGACGGCCATGCAGGAGTCCATCCAGGACAACGGTTTCGGCGGCCAGATCGTGACCTGGGCCGGAAAGGCCGCCTATAACGCCCTGTTCGCCATTGCCGAGGCCTCGGTCACCACGGCCAAGATGCGGGTGGAGATCACTGAAAAGGGCATCGACGTGGGCGGCTACCTGGTGGAGCGGCGCAGCGAACGCAACCGCAACCCGCAGACCGGGGCGATGACGCCGGTGGTGGCCGACGACGACGTGGTGATGGTCGCCCTGGATGCCGGACACAAGCTGCCCTACTGCGCCCTGGACGATCTGGACGCCAATCTCCAGCCCCTGCCGTTTTTCGTCAAGCCGATCAAGAAGAGCGACCCGAGCAGCTACAGGCTGGTCGGGATGTCCAAGCCGTTCCCGGTGCCCAACGTGAAGGGCATCTGCCGGGCCACGGTCCTGTCCTGA
- a CDS encoding transglycosylase SLT domain-containing protein — protein sequence MSITFEELVAMLNQALEARRPLPVVTPAELPAPSAPNQDELIVTMAASYQLPEDIVRAMVLHESVGGITHAIRFEPTFYDKYIKGREMNYCPEHCSHETERIGRATSWGLMQVMGETARCNGFRGWFPELCTPVVGLEWGCRYLRRLADKHLAEGGWPTVMRAYNGGPGNKDNLASPYPDKILALIPGNVWPE from the coding sequence ATGTCCATCACCTTTGAAGAACTTGTGGCGATGTTGAACCAGGCTTTGGAGGCTCGGCGGCCGCTCCCTGTCGTTACCCCGGCGGAACTCCCCGCGCCGTCTGCCCCGAACCAGGACGAACTGATCGTGACGATGGCCGCCAGCTACCAGCTCCCTGAGGACATCGTGCGGGCCATGGTGCTGCACGAGTCGGTCGGGGGCATCACGCATGCCATCCGGTTTGAGCCAACATTTTATGACAAATACATCAAGGGCAGGGAGATGAACTACTGCCCGGAGCATTGCTCTCATGAAACCGAGCGCATCGGCCGGGCCACCTCGTGGGGGCTCATGCAGGTCATGGGCGAGACGGCCCGCTGCAACGGATTTCGTGGCTGGTTTCCGGAGCTTTGCACCCCCGTTGTCGGCCTGGAATGGGGCTGCCGCTATCTGCGGCGGTTGGCGGACAAACACCTGGCCGAGGGCGGCTGGCCCACGGTCATGCGGGCCTATAACGGCGGCCCGGGCAACAAGGACAATCTCGCCAGCCCGTACCCGGACAAGATCCTGGCCCTGATCCCGGGCAACGTCTGGCCGGAATAG